The DNA window CCGACGGCATCGCCGCGGGCCGCGAGGTCTTCGAGCGGGTCGAGTGCTGGAAGTGCCACGGCGATGCGGGCCGCGGCGACGGCACCTCGGCGCCGGACATGACCGACGACAACGACGATCCCATTCGCCCCGCCGACCTGAGCGAGCCGTGGATGTTCAACGGCGGCGGCACCGTCGAGGACATCTATCGGCGCCTGCGCACCGGCTTGGACGGCACGCCCATGCCGTCCTCGAGCGATCTGATCACCTCGGGCGTCGCCAGCGAAGAGGAACTCTGGAATCTGGCGCATTACGTCCGCAGCCTGGGTCCCGAGACCTTCCCGGAGCCCGCCGAGGTCATCCGCGCGGACCTCGCCGAGGGCGCGCTTCCGGATTCGCCGGGCGACGCTGAGTGGGCCGGCTACGAGCGCTTCTGGGTGCCGCTGGTCGGCCAGATCCTGGTGGCGCCGCGCTGGTTCGCGCCGTCGGTGGACGGCGTCTGGGTGCAGGCCGCGCACGACGGCCGGGAGCTCGCTCTCAGGCTATCCTGGCACGATCCCTCCCAGAGCCCGGACTCCATCTGGGACGCGTGGCGGCAGCTGGTCGAAGCGAGCATGCGGCCCGTCGAGGGAGAGCCCGCCGGCCCGGATCTGCCGGACGCCTTGTCGGTACAGTTCCCGGCGGTCATGCCGGACGGGCGCGAGCTGCCCTTTTTCCTGGGTGGCGATAGCCGTCGGCCGGCCTACACCTGGCTATGGAACGCCGCGGACGGCGTCTCGGAGGCGTTCGGCAGGGGGCTCGCCGACACCGAGTCGCTGGGCGCGGGCGACGTGTCCGCGCAGGCCGAGTTCGACGACGGCGAGTGGCGCTTGGTCATGCGCCGGACGCTGGACGCCGGCGACGATGATCGGCGCCTGAGCTTCGTCACGGGCGAAGCCATCCCGGTCGCGTTCCGCGTCTGGGACGGCAACAACGGCGAGGCCGGCACGCGCGGCTCGATCAGTTCCTGGTACTATGTTCACCTGACGGAGCCAACGCCCGCGTCGACCTACGCCTATCCGGTGATCGCCGCGGTCCTGTCCGCCCTGCTGGGTCTGCTCATCGTGCGGCGCGCGCAGAGCGCGAGCGCGACGAGCGAGGACGCGCACCCGGCGCCGGCGGGCGCCGTTTGAAACCAGCGCCGCCCCCCTTCTGGGGGCCGGCGTGTCAGTCACACAGCGATGGAGAATCGGCACATGAGGAAGTCTTTCGATCCGTTCAGGGTCATGGCGCTCGCGGGCGCCTCTGGGTTCCTGCTGGCCTGCGGAGGAGGCGACGCGGGCTCCGGCGGAGCGGCGAGCGACGACGGCGGAGATGACGCGGCGGCGTCCGCCCCCGCGGTGGACCCGGCGACGACCGGCGCCGTGGTCGGCACCATCACGTTCACCGGCGCTGTCCCCGCTCCCGAGATGATCGACATGAGCGACGAGCCGGTCTGCAACGACAAGCACGGCGGCCAGCCCATGCGCTCCCCGGTGAAGGCGGGCGACGGCGGCGGGCTGGCCGAGGTCTTCGTCTACATCAAGGAGGGCCTGGCCGAGCAGGACTGGGGCGCCGCCGGAGCCATGGCGACCCTCGACCAGAACGGCTGCGAGTACGTGCCGCACGTGCTGGGCCTGCGCACCGGTCAGGACCTGGAGATCGTCAACAGCGACGGCCTGCTCCACAACATCAACGCGAGCCCCGAGGCCAACCGCGGCTTCAACATCAGCCAGCCGACCAACATGACCTCCACACGCAGCTTCTCGCAGCCCGAGATCATGATCCCGCTGCGCTGTGACGTGCACGGCTGGATGGAGGCGTACGTGGCGGTCATGGAGCACCCCTTCTTCGCGGTGAGCGCCGAGGACGGCACCTACCGCATCGAGGGGCTGCCGGCGGGCGATTACACCATCGCCATCTGGCACGAGACATTGGGCGAGCGGGAGATGGTGGTGAACGTCGCGGCGCAGGCCGAGGCGACGGCCGACTTCAGCGTGGACGAGTCGCTGGCCGGCACCGCCCGCATGGGCCATCCGGTCGCGATGCACGATGCGCACGCCGGAGGCGCGGCCGCGCGCTGATGCGCACGCCACGTCAACCGCGGTTGAATCTGGTGAACACCGGTTCGGGGGTGGGACGATCCCGCCCTCGACCCGGCACCGAAAGGAGCGTCGATGGGCTGGCTTCCTGAAGCCGTTTCCACGTACGCCGACCGGATCGACGGGATCTTCTACCTGATCCTCGTGATCACGGGCGTGATCTTCGTCGTGGTGGAGGCGGTGTTGCTTTTGTTCGTGTTCAAGTACCGCCATCGCGAAGGACGAGCGGCACACTACACGCACGGCAACACGAAAGTCGAGATCGTCTGGACGGCGATCCCGGCGCTGCTCTGCGTCCTCATCGGCGTGCTGAGCATCGGGCCTTGGCTGGAGATCCGGAACCAGGCGAACATCCCGGCCGACGCCTACGCGATAGACCTGACGGCCAAGCAGTTCGAGTGGAACGCGTCCTACCCGGGGCCGGACGGCCGGCTGGGGACGGCCGATGACGTCATCAAGCGCAACCAGATCCACATACCGGGCGACCGACCCGTCGTGGTGACGCTGCGCAGCGAGGACGTGATCCACTCCTTCTTCCTGCCGGAGTTCCGGGTGAAGCAGGACGCGGTACCGGGCATGGAGATCCCCGTCTGGTTCCAGGCCACGCGCACGGGCGAGTTTACGCTGGCGTGCGCCGAGCTCTGCGGCACCGGCCACACGCGCATGGGTGGCAGGCTCATCGTGCACTCGGCCGAGGACTTCAACGCGTGGCTTCAGAGCGAGGGCGCTGGGCCGCCGCTCGGCCCGCGCGTCGCGGAGGCGTCCGCCGAAGACATCCCCGATCAGGAAGCCTCGGCGGACGTCCCGTCCGAGCGGCCCGTGGCGGTCGGTACCGCCTCACCATCGACCGATCACGATCACCCGTAGAGGCCCATGGCGACGACAATGACGGACGCCCACGCGGCGCACGCCCAGGACCACCACGAGCCTTCGTTCCTCCGCAAGTACGTCTTCAGCGAGGACCACAAGGTCATCGGGATCCAGTTCCTCTTCATGAGCTTGTTCTTCCTGATGATCGGCGGCCTTCTGGCGGCGATCATGCGGTGGCAGCTCGCGTATCCGACCGACCCGTCGCGCCCACTGCCGGGCGCGGGCCTGTTCCCCGAGACGATGGTGAACGCGGGGATCATCCTGCCGGAGTTCTACAACTCCGCCGTAACCATGCACGGCACGATCATGATCTTCTTCGCGATCATGCCGCTGCTGGTGGGGGTGTTCGCCAACTACCTGATCCCGCTCCAGATCGGCGCGCCGGACATGGCGTTTCCAAAGCTCAACATGATGAGCTTCTGGACCGCGTTCGTGGCCGGCCTGATCATCATGGCGGGCTTCTTCGTCGAAGGCGGCCACTCGGCCGCTGGCTGGACCCAGTACGTGCCGCTCAGCGCGGACCCGGAGTGGACCGGAGTCTATACGGGGCAGCAGTTGTGGCTGATCGCCATGACCGTGCTGGGCTTCTCCTCGCTCATGGGCGCGGTCAACTACATCACCACGGTGATCAACATGCGCGCTCCCGGGATGACCTGGCTGCGCATGCCGCTGCCCACCTGGGCGCTGTTCATAACCGCGATCCTGATCCTGCTCGCCATCCCCGTCCTCACGGGCGCTCTGATAATGCTGCTATTCGATCAGACGATCGGCACGACGTTCTTCACCGTCGCCACCGGCGGCGAGCCGCTGCTCTGGCAGCACATGTTCTGGTTCTTCGGCCACCCCGAAGTCTACATCCTGATCCTGCCCGCGATGGGCTTCGTGAGCGAGATCATCTCGGCGGGGTCGCGCAAGCCGGTCTTCGGCTACAACGCCATGGTGCTGGCGATCGTGGCGATCGGCTTCATCGGCTGGATCGTCTGGGGGCACCACATGTTCCAGAGCGGGATGAACCCCACGCTGGGCATGAGCTTCATGGTCACGACGATGATCATCGCGGTACCGTCGGCCATCAAGACGTTCAATTGGCTGGGCACGATGTGGCGCGGTGACCTGCATTTCCACACGCCCATGCTGCACGCCGTGGCGTTCGTGGCGATGTTCGTGATCGGCGGGCTGTCGGGGGTGTTCGTGGCGTCGACGCCGGTGGACATCTTCCTGCACGACACGTACTTCGTGGTCGCGCACATCCACTACGTGCTGTTCGGCGGCAGCCTGTTCGCGATCTTCGGCGCGATCACCTTCTGGTTCCCGAAGATGTTCGGCAGGATGATGAACTCGTCGCTCGGCAAGATCCACTTCTGGCTGACGCTGCTGTTCTTCAACCTGACGTTCTTCCCGATGCACAACCTGGGCATCGCCGGGATGATGCGCCGGATCTACGACTTCACGCAGTACGAGTTCCTGACCCAGTTCCAGGGCCTGCAGGTGTTCATCAGCTGGTCGGCGTTCCTGCTGGTGGCTAC is part of the Gemmatimonadota bacterium genome and encodes:
- a CDS encoding c-type cytochrome translates to MRAFVSSAGLVAAAIALAAPLAAQDAEHPGKAPYDKWCSGCHGVEGDGQGYGTEYMLPRPRDFTQALYQIRTTESGGLPTDADILAVIDDGMPGTAMPGWRERLTRDERDALVDYLKTFSRFFETEGTPQALDLGRPLGGGADGIAAGREVFERVECWKCHGDAGRGDGTSAPDMTDDNDDPIRPADLSEPWMFNGGGTVEDIYRRLRTGLDGTPMPSSSDLITSGVASEEELWNLAHYVRSLGPETFPEPAEVIRADLAEGALPDSPGDAEWAGYERFWVPLVGQILVAPRWFAPSVDGVWVQAAHDGRELALRLSWHDPSQSPDSIWDAWRQLVEASMRPVEGEPAGPDLPDALSVQFPAVMPDGRELPFFLGGDSRRPAYTWLWNAADGVSEAFGRGLADTESLGAGDVSAQAEFDDGEWRLVMRRTLDAGDDDRRLSFVTGEAIPVAFRVWDGNNGEAGTRGSISSWYYVHLTEPTPASTYAYPVIAAVLSALLGLLIVRRAQSASATSEDAHPAPAGAV
- a CDS encoding carboxypeptidase regulatory-like domain-containing protein, which codes for MRKSFDPFRVMALAGASGFLLACGGGDAGSGGAASDDGGDDAAASAPAVDPATTGAVVGTITFTGAVPAPEMIDMSDEPVCNDKHGGQPMRSPVKAGDGGGLAEVFVYIKEGLAEQDWGAAGAMATLDQNGCEYVPHVLGLRTGQDLEIVNSDGLLHNINASPEANRGFNISQPTNMTSTRSFSQPEIMIPLRCDVHGWMEAYVAVMEHPFFAVSAEDGTYRIEGLPAGDYTIAIWHETLGEREMVVNVAAQAEATADFSVDESLAGTARMGHPVAMHDAHAGGAAAR
- the coxB gene encoding cytochrome c oxidase subunit II; its protein translation is MGWLPEAVSTYADRIDGIFYLILVITGVIFVVVEAVLLLFVFKYRHREGRAAHYTHGNTKVEIVWTAIPALLCVLIGVLSIGPWLEIRNQANIPADAYAIDLTAKQFEWNASYPGPDGRLGTADDVIKRNQIHIPGDRPVVVTLRSEDVIHSFFLPEFRVKQDAVPGMEIPVWFQATRTGEFTLACAELCGTGHTRMGGRLIVHSAEDFNAWLQSEGAGPPLGPRVAEASAEDIPDQEASADVPSERPVAVGTASPSTDHDHP
- a CDS encoding cbb3-type cytochrome c oxidase subunit I, whose product is MATTMTDAHAAHAQDHHEPSFLRKYVFSEDHKVIGIQFLFMSLFFLMIGGLLAAIMRWQLAYPTDPSRPLPGAGLFPETMVNAGIILPEFYNSAVTMHGTIMIFFAIMPLLVGVFANYLIPLQIGAPDMAFPKLNMMSFWTAFVAGLIIMAGFFVEGGHSAAGWTQYVPLSADPEWTGVYTGQQLWLIAMTVLGFSSLMGAVNYITTVINMRAPGMTWLRMPLPTWALFITAILILLAIPVLTGALIMLLFDQTIGTTFFTVATGGEPLLWQHMFWFFGHPEVYILILPAMGFVSEIISAGSRKPVFGYNAMVLAIVAIGFIGWIVWGHHMFQSGMNPTLGMSFMVTTMIIAVPSAIKTFNWLGTMWRGDLHFHTPMLHAVAFVAMFVIGGLSGVFVASTPVDIFLHDTYFVVAHIHYVLFGGSLFAIFGAITFWFPKMFGRMMNSSLGKIHFWLTLLFFNLTFFPMHNLGIAGMMRRIYDFTQYEFLTQFQGLQVFISWSAFLLVATQVIFAFNFIYSLFKGAEAPQNPWHANSLEWTAAPSPPPHGNFERTPTVYRGPYEYSHPDAADDYWPQNAPGHAAPASEPAYAE